A region of Hemicordylus capensis ecotype Gifberg chromosome 17, rHemCap1.1.pri, whole genome shotgun sequence DNA encodes the following proteins:
- the NACC2 gene encoding nucleus accumbens-associated protein 2, protein MSQMLHIEIPNFGNTVLGSLNEQRLLGLYCDVSIVVKGQAFKAHRAVLAASSLYFRDLFSGNSKSAFELPGSVPPACFQQILSFCYTGKLTMAASEQLVVMYTAGFLQIQHIVEKGTDLMFKVSSPHCDSQTAVTEDPSSEPQSPCNQLQPASGPHAMSPSVPIPLLTRVKHESLELQPMGKRALEATGLREASGGSSSGSALPLKLSRLSYYGAPSLAALIPGMSQAPYSQGERTSPGASSIPTTDSPTSYHNEEDEEEDEAYDTMAEEQYGQMYIKSTGGYAGPPEKPEPGPLESRSCVLIRRDLVALPASLISQIGYRCHPKLYSEGDPGEKLELVAGSGVYITRGQLMNCHLCAGVKHKVLLRRLLATFFDRNTLANSCGTGIRSSTSDPSRKPLDSRVLNAVKLYCQNFAPSFKESEMNVIAADMCTNARRVRKRWLPKIKSMLPEGMEVYRSVMGATSSTSSSVPLDPDFQPSAAQMFEQRIYAERRGDPGTIVALRTSTVAVDPSGGSSQLCEPSDEAEGGGSVIQASASPAAMASESQSTTPPFEPGPGSISRPETPVRRQEGTYGGGV, encoded by the exons ATGTCCCAGATGTTGCACATCGAAATCCCCAACTTTGGGAACACGGTCTTGGGCTCCCTGAACGAGCAGCGGCTCCTGGGGCTCTACTGCGATGTCTCCATCGTGGTGAAGGGCCAGGCCTTCAAGGCCCACCGGGCGGTCCTGGCGGCCAGCAGCCTCTACTTCCGGGACCTGTTCAGCGGGAACAGCAAGAGCGCCTTCGAGCTCCCTGGCTCGGTGCCGCCGGCTTGCTTCCAGCAGATCCTCTCCTTCTGTTACACGGGGAAGCTGACCATGGCCGCCAGCGAGCAGCTGGTCGTGATGTACACGGCAGGCTTCCTCCAGATCCAGCACATCGTGGAGAAAGGGACAGACTTGATGTTCAAAGTGAGCTCCCCGCACTGTGACTCCCAGACCGCCGTGACGGAGGACCCCAGCTCGGAGCCGCAGAGCCCCTGCAACCAGCTGCAGCCGGCCTCCGGGCCCCACGCCATGTCCCCTTCCGTGCCCATCCCGCTGCTCACCCGGGTCAAGCACGAAAGCCTGGAGCTGCAGCCGATGGGCAAGCGGgccttggaggccaccgggctgcGGGAGGCCAGCGGAGGCAGCTCTTCCGGCTCGGCCCTTCCGCTCAAGCTCTCCCGCCTCTCCTACTACGGCGCgcccagcctggctgctctcATCCCCGGCATGTCCCAGGCTCCGTACTCCCAGGGGGAGCGGACCAGCCCCGGGGCCAGCAGCATCCCCACCACCGACAGCCCGACCTCCTACCACAacgaggaggacgaggaggaggacgaggCCTACGACACCATGGCTGAAGAACAGTACGGGCAGATGTACATCAAGTCCACCGGCGGCTACGCAG GGCCTCCAGAGAAGCCGGAGCCGGGCCCCCTGGAGAGCCGCTCCTGTGTCCTCATCCGGCGTGACTTGGTCGCTCTTCCCGCCAGCCTGATCAGTCAGATTGGGTACCGCTGCCATCCCAAGCTCTATTCAGAAGGAGATCCTGGAGAAAAACTTGAACTGGTTGCAG GCTCTGGGGTTTACATCACTCGAGGGCAGCTCATGAACTGTCATTTGTGTGCAGGCGTGAAACACAAGGTCCTCCTCCGGCGCCTCCTGGCCACGTTCTTTGACAG GAACACCCTGGCCAACAGCTGCGGAACTGGAATCCGGTCTTCCACCAGTGACCCCAGCCGGAAGCCCCTGGACAGCAGGGTCCTGAATGCTGTGAAAC TATATTGTCAGAATTTTGCCCCAAGCTTCAAGGAGAGCGAGATGAATGTCATTGCGGCTGACATGTGCACCAATGCCCGCCGCGTACGCAAGCGTTGGCTTCCAAAGATTAAGTCCATGTTGCCGGAGGGCATGGAGGTGTATCGCTCTGTCATGGGggccaccagcagcaccagcagcagcgtCCCTCTGGACCCCGACTTCCAGCCCTCGGCTGCCCAGATGTTTGAACAACGGATCTATGCCGAGAGGAGGGGCGACCCCGGGACGATCGTGGCCTTGAGAACTAGCACAGTCGCCGTCGATCCCAGCGGTGGCTCCAGCCAACTGTGTGAGCCCAGCGATGAGGCCGAGGGGGGCGGCTCGGTCATCCAGGCCTCGGCCAGTCCGGCAGCCATGGCTTCCGAGAGCCAAAGCACCACACCGCCTTTCGAACCCGGGCCGGGCTCCATCAGCCGGCCGGAAACGCCTGTGAGGCGGCAGGAGGGGACTTACGGGGGGGGCGTATGA